A section of the Bacillus pumilus genome encodes:
- the rnjB gene encoding ribonuclease J2 encodes MKKKNTENVRIIALGGVGEIGKNLYVIEIDSDIYVVDAGLMHPENEMLGIDVVIPDISYLTERADRVKAIFLTHGHDEAIGGVFHCLSKLSVPVYGTKLTLALLREKLKQYGFNQKADLREVHAKSVITFETTKVSFFRTNHSIPDSVGISFKTSLGSIVCTGDFKFDQTPALNQACDIGEIAKIGNNGVLALLSDSANAEKPGYTPSEALVQDEISNAMYNAENRVIVAVSSSNINRVQQIINATNQNGRKLAVAGKNMMTTLQLAIKLGYVTADEELFVPVQEVKKMAKNDVVILTAGSHGEPLAALTKMAKQNHKQLHIEKDDTVVIASTPLPGQELTYSKTVDFLTRSGAQVIFAQKRVHVSGHGCQEELKLMLNLLKPKYLIPVNGEYRMQKAHSRIAEEVGMKRSDIFLIDKGDVVEFRGQNVKIGEKVHQGNILIDGLGVGDIGNIVLRDRRLLSQDGILIVVITLDKQKKQLISGPEIITRGFVYVRESEELIVKATEMVKGIVKEQTENSIVEWSTLKQSMRDVLNQFLYEKTKRKPMIIPIIMEV; translated from the coding sequence TTGAAAAAGAAAAATACAGAGAACGTAAGAATTATTGCACTGGGAGGCGTTGGAGAAATCGGGAAAAACTTATATGTCATTGAAATTGATTCCGACATATATGTGGTGGATGCAGGCTTGATGCATCCAGAAAACGAAATGCTAGGCATTGACGTCGTTATTCCTGATATCTCTTATTTAACAGAACGTGCTGATCGGGTGAAAGCAATTTTTCTTACCCACGGACATGATGAAGCAATCGGAGGCGTATTCCATTGCTTAAGCAAATTGTCTGTACCAGTTTACGGAACGAAGCTGACCCTTGCGTTACTTCGAGAAAAATTAAAACAATATGGCTTCAATCAAAAAGCTGACTTGCGTGAGGTTCATGCAAAATCAGTCATTACGTTTGAAACAACAAAGGTATCATTCTTTAGAACGAATCACAGCATCCCTGATTCAGTTGGGATCAGCTTCAAAACCTCTCTTGGTTCAATCGTATGCACAGGTGATTTTAAATTTGATCAAACCCCAGCGCTTAACCAAGCCTGTGACATCGGAGAGATTGCGAAAATTGGAAACAATGGCGTTTTAGCACTTCTTTCAGATAGTGCCAATGCTGAAAAACCAGGTTATACACCTTCTGAGGCGCTCGTCCAAGACGAAATCTCAAATGCGATGTACAATGCTGAGAATCGTGTCATTGTGGCTGTATCTTCATCTAACATTAACCGAGTGCAGCAGATCATTAATGCAACAAATCAAAATGGCCGTAAGCTTGCCGTAGCAGGAAAGAATATGATGACAACTCTTCAGCTGGCGATCAAACTTGGTTATGTCACAGCAGACGAAGAATTATTTGTACCAGTTCAAGAAGTGAAGAAAATGGCGAAAAACGATGTGGTCATCCTGACAGCTGGAAGCCACGGAGAGCCTCTTGCTGCGTTAACCAAAATGGCAAAACAAAATCACAAACAGCTTCATATTGAAAAAGATGACACGGTTGTGATTGCATCTACACCTCTTCCTGGCCAAGAACTCACCTATTCAAAAACAGTGGATTTCCTTACAAGAAGCGGCGCACAAGTCATTTTTGCACAAAAACGTGTGCATGTTTCTGGACACGGGTGCCAAGAAGAGTTAAAGCTTATGCTGAACTTACTAAAGCCGAAGTATTTAATTCCGGTGAATGGCGAATATCGTATGCAAAAAGCACATTCTCGTATTGCGGAAGAAGTAGGAATGAAACGCAGTGACATTTTCTTGATTGATAAAGGAGATGTTGTCGAGTTTAGAGGACAGAACGTCAAGATCGGTGAAAAAGTTCACCAAGGCAATATTTTAATCGATGGTCTTGGTGTTGGTGATATCGGGAACATTGTGTTACGCGATAGACGCCTACTGTCTCAAGACGGTATCTTAATTGTCGTCATTACGCTCGACAAACAAAAGAAACAATTAATTTCTGGACCTGAAATCATCACAAGAGGATTTGTGTATGTCAGAGAATCTGAAGAACTGATTGTGAAAGCGACAGAAATGGTCAAAGGAATTGTCAAAGAGCAAACGGAAAACTCAATTGTTGAATGGTCAACATTGAAACAATCCATGCGCGACGTACTCAATCAATTCCTATATGAAAAAACAAAACGTAAGCCAATGATCATTCCAATTATTATGGAAGTATGA
- the dapA gene encoding 4-hydroxy-tetrahydrodipicolinate synthase gives MNFGNIATAMITPFDKKGNIDFQKLSILIDYLLKNGSDSLVVAGTTGESPTLSTEEKVALFQQSVKLANGRCKIIAGTGSNNTNASIKLTKKAEEAGVDAVMLVVPYYNKPSQEGMYAHFKAIAESTSLPVMLYNVPGRTVASLAPETTIKLAQIPNIVAIKEASGDLDAMTKIIAETPEDFDVYSGDDSLTLPAVSVGAKGVVSVASHIVGLDMQQMLKSYASGQTANAALIHQKLLPIMKQLFSAPNPTPVKTALQLKGLDVGSVRLPLLPLSEEERLDLSSVLNS, from the coding sequence ATGAATTTCGGAAATATCGCAACAGCTATGATTACACCTTTTGATAAAAAGGGCAACATTGATTTCCAAAAGCTATCAATACTCATTGATTACTTGCTAAAAAACGGCAGTGACTCGTTAGTCGTTGCAGGGACAACAGGCGAATCGCCAACTTTATCGACTGAAGAAAAAGTCGCTCTTTTTCAGCAATCGGTAAAATTAGCAAATGGTCGTTGTAAAATCATTGCAGGAACAGGCAGTAATAACACAAATGCGTCTATCAAACTAACGAAAAAAGCAGAAGAAGCGGGCGTTGATGCAGTGATGCTTGTCGTACCTTACTACAACAAGCCATCACAGGAAGGCATGTATGCACACTTTAAAGCCATTGCCGAGTCTACATCTCTTCCTGTCATGCTTTACAATGTACCGGGGAGAACGGTTGCGTCATTAGCTCCAGAAACAACTATTAAGCTTGCGCAAATACCTAACATTGTCGCAATCAAAGAAGCAAGTGGTGATCTTGATGCTATGACAAAAATCATTGCAGAGACACCAGAAGATTTCGATGTTTATTCAGGTGACGACAGCTTAACACTTCCAGCTGTATCTGTTGGTGCAAAAGGAGTGGTCTCTGTAGCGTCTCATATCGTAGGGCTTGATATGCAGCAAATGCTGAAAAGCTATGCTTCAGGTCAAACGGCCAATGCCGCATTGATCCATCAAAAGCTACTCCCAATCATGAAACAGCTATTCTCAGCGCCAAATCCAACGCCTGTTAAAACAGCTCTTCAGCTAAAAGGACTAGATGTCGGATCGGTTCGTCTTCCGCTTCTACCTTTGTCAGAAGAAGAGAGACTGGATTTAAGCAGCGTCTTAAACAGCTAA
- the dapG gene encoding aspartate kinase, with translation MKIIVQKFGGTSVKDDQGRKRALAHILSAKEKGYKSVVVVSAMGRKGDPYATDTLLGLLYGSAQHMTNREKDLLVSCGENISAVVFSSMLNENGLKAVAMTGAQAGFVTDKEHTSAKIIDMKCERLEAALSEHDVVVVAGFQGAAKNGDVTTIGRGGSDTSAAALGAALQADFIDIFTDVEGVMTADPRIVENAKPLRVVTYTEICNLAYQGAKVIHPRAVEIAMQAKVPMRVRSTYSDEEGTLVTSHYSDKMSHDVYDRLITGIAHVNDVTQIKVPAKEGQYSVQTEVFKAMANAQISVDFFNITPSEIVYTVTGAMTEKATSILKDLGYTPIVTTNCAKVSAVGAGIMGVPGVTSKIVSALSEQNIPILQSADSHTTIWVLVNEENMRAAVNALHEVFELSR, from the coding sequence GTGAAAATAATTGTCCAAAAATTTGGCGGTACATCTGTCAAAGATGATCAAGGTAGAAAAAGGGCACTTGCACATATCTTATCGGCAAAAGAGAAAGGCTATAAGTCGGTTGTCGTCGTATCCGCGATGGGACGAAAAGGCGATCCTTATGCGACCGATACGTTGCTTGGTCTGCTTTACGGTAGCGCGCAGCATATGACAAATCGAGAAAAAGACTTGCTCGTTTCCTGCGGAGAGAATATTTCAGCTGTTGTGTTTTCAAGTATGCTAAATGAAAACGGACTAAAAGCTGTAGCGATGACAGGCGCTCAGGCGGGTTTTGTGACAGATAAGGAGCATACGAGTGCGAAAATTATTGATATGAAGTGTGAGCGTCTCGAAGCGGCACTATCTGAACATGATGTTGTCGTTGTTGCTGGGTTCCAAGGAGCCGCCAAAAATGGAGACGTGACCACAATCGGACGAGGTGGCAGTGATACGTCTGCAGCTGCTTTAGGTGCTGCATTGCAGGCAGACTTCATTGATATTTTTACAGATGTAGAAGGCGTCATGACGGCAGATCCCCGTATTGTTGAAAATGCAAAGCCGCTCAGAGTCGTGACATATACAGAAATTTGCAACCTTGCATACCAAGGAGCAAAAGTCATTCACCCGAGAGCTGTCGAAATTGCGATGCAAGCAAAAGTACCAATGAGGGTCCGTTCAACATACTCTGATGAAGAGGGCACACTCGTCACGTCACACTACTCGGATAAAATGAGCCATGATGTGTACGACCGCCTCATTACGGGTATTGCACATGTCAATGATGTGACGCAAATCAAAGTCCCAGCAAAAGAAGGGCAGTATAGCGTCCAAACAGAGGTCTTTAAAGCGATGGCTAATGCACAAATCAGTGTCGATTTCTTCAACATTACGCCGAGTGAGATTGTCTATACCGTGACAGGTGCAATGACTGAAAAGGCCACCTCGATCCTAAAAGATCTTGGCTATACGCCAATTGTCACAACAAATTGTGCGAAAGTATCAGCTGTTGGCGCAGGTATCATGGGTGTACCAGGTGTCACATCTAAAATTGTATCAGCTCTTTCCGAACAAAACATTCCGATTTTACAATCGGCTGACAGCCATACGACCATTTGGGTGCTAGTGAACGAAGAAAACATGAGAGCAGCTGTCAATGCCCTGCACGAAGTGTTTGAACTTTCAAGATAA